TCGTGGGCTCGTTCCTCCTCTCCATCTTCGGCACCTTCATCACGCGCAGCGGCGTCATCTCGAGCGTGCACAGCTTCACCCAGTCCAGCGTGGGCTACTTCTTCCTCGGCTTCCTTCTCTTCGCGGGCGTGGCGGGCTTCAGCCTCCTCTACTACCGCTGGCCGGAGCTCGAGGCCGAGTCGAAGCTCGAGTCGATGGTGAGCCGCGAGGCGGCGTTCCTCTTCAACAACCTGATCTTCATCGTCATCGCCTTCTCGGTATTCTGGGGGACCATCTTCCCCATCCTCTCCGAGTGGATCAAGGGCACCAAGGTCACCGTGGGGCCGCCGTTCTTCAATCAGGTGAACGTGCCGCTCGGCCTGCTGTTGCTGCTGCTCACCGGGATCGGGCCGCTCATCGCCTGGCGCCACGCTTCCACCGCCAACTTGAAGCGCCAGTTCCTCTGGCCCACCGCCGCGATGCTGCTGACCGCCGTCGGGCTGGCGGCCGTTCGAATGTCCGACGGCTGGGCGATCGTGGCGTACGCGCTCTCCGCGTTCGTCACTACGACGGTCGTGGTGGAGTTCGTGCGGGGGACCGGCGCGCGCCACCGGCTCCACGGTGAGTCCATCCCACTGGCCTTCGGCCGCCTGATCGCACGCAACCGGAGGCGCTACGGCGGCTACGTCGTGCACCTCGGCATGGTCATGCTGTTCGCGGGGTTCGCCGGGCTCGCGTTCAAGAGCGACACCGAGGCGACGCTCAAGCCGGGCGAAAGCGTCTCGGTACGCTCGCCGTACGGGCACACCTACAAGTTCACGCACCAAGGCGTGTCCCAGTACGAGGCGCTCAACCGCTTCGTCTCGGCCGCGAGCATGGACGTCTGGCGCGGCGACAAGTACGTCGGCGTGATGAAGAGCGAGAAGCGCCAGCACATGGACTCGATGGGCCGGCCCACCTTCGAACCGTCCACCGAAGTGGCGATCCGGAGCGACATCCGCGAGGACGTGTATCTGGTGTACGCGGGTTCGGTGGAGGGGACCGAGGAAGCGGTCTACCGCATCACCATCAACCCGCTCGTGTGGTGGGTCTGGTACGGCGGCATGGTGCTGGTGATCGGCGGGCTGATCACCATGTGGCCGGGCGGCGGGCCGACCGCGGCCAGCCTTCGCCGGGCCGAGCCGGCAGGATATGTCGCGCAGGTCTCGTAGCCTGCTGATGGTCGCGGCTGCGCTCTCGCTGACGGCGGGACGCGCCGGCGCGCAGGCCGGCGGGCGCGCCAGGGCGCCAGCCGAACGGGTGACTGCTGCCCCACCGTCCGTCCCTCCGTCCACCCGGTCTACGGACTCCGCCGGCCGCCTCTACGCCCCCGGAATGGTACAGTCCCGGGACCGGGGGAGTGTGCGCGACAACGACGTGACGGTGAAGGAGATCGAAGGAAAGATCCACTGCACCTGTGGATGCAACCTCGACGTCTTCACCTGCCGCACGACCGACTTCAACTGCGCGACTTCACCGGCCATGCATCGGCAGGTGCTGGCGCGGATGGACTCGGGAATGACGGCCGAGCAGATCGTGACGGCCTTCGAGGCGCAGTACGGGCAGGCGGTGCTGATGGCGCCGCCCCGGCGCGGTTTCAACTGGGCGGCCTACGTCATGCCGTTCGTGGGGCTGGCGGCCGGGCTCGGAATCGTGATCCTGGTGATGCGGAAGTGGATCCGCGCGCGACCCAGGACCCCGATCGAAGGGGAAGCGGTGGCGCTGGAGTCGCCCGTCGCCGGCGAAGAGATCGAGCGGCTGAAGCGCGAGCTCGAACGGTTCGAGGCGTAGGGTGGCGCTCATCGCCGGTCTCGCCGTCGCCCTCGTGGCGGTTTTCCTGGTGCTGGAGCCGGTGCTCCGTCCTTCCGCCGTTTCGCCGTTTCGCCGTTCCACCCTCGATGATGAAGACGACGACCCGACGCTTGTCCGCCGCGATACCGCTCTGGCTGCGCTCAAGGAGATCGAGTTCGACCAGGCAACCGGCAAGCTTTCCGACGACGACTACGAACGCTTGCGGGCCAAGTACACCACGGAGGCGCTCGACGCCCTCCGGGCGACGGACGCGGCGGCGCCGGAAGCTGGCCCGGCTCCGGACGCCGCTTCGGAGCCCCCCGGTGTCAACGGGGACGCTGTCGAGGCCCTCATCGCCTCAGCTAGGGCATCCTCGAAGTCCAAGGGCCGCAGGTTCTGCATCGAGTGCGGCAGCGTGCTCGAGGGGAGCGGCAAGTTCTGCGTGGGGTGTGGTACCCGCGTCGCAGCCTGAACCTCGAACCAACATAT
This genomic window from Gemmatimonadales bacterium contains:
- a CDS encoding cytochrome c-type biogenesis CcmF C-terminal domain-containing protein, which translates into the protein VGSFLLSIFGTFITRSGVISSVHSFTQSSVGYFFLGFLLFAGVAGFSLLYYRWPELEAESKLESMVSREAAFLFNNLIFIVIAFSVFWGTIFPILSEWIKGTKVTVGPPFFNQVNVPLGLLLLLLTGIGPLIAWRHASTANLKRQFLWPTAAMLLTAVGLAAVRMSDGWAIVAYALSAFVTTTVVVEFVRGTGARHRLHGESIPLAFGRLIARNRRRYGGYVVHLGMVMLFAGFAGLAFKSDTEATLKPGESVSVRSPYGHTYKFTHQGVSQYEALNRFVSAASMDVWRGDKYVGVMKSEKRQHMDSMGRPTFEPSTEVAIRSDIREDVYLVYAGSVEGTEEAVYRITINPLVWWVWYGGMVLVIGGLITMWPGGGPTAASLRRAEPAGYVAQVS
- a CDS encoding cytochrome c-type biogenesis protein CcmH → MSRRSRSLLMVAAALSLTAGRAGAQAGGRARAPAERVTAAPPSVPPSTRSTDSAGRLYAPGMVQSRDRGSVRDNDVTVKEIEGKIHCTCGCNLDVFTCRTTDFNCATSPAMHRQVLARMDSGMTAEQIVTAFEAQYGQAVLMAPPRRGFNWAAYVMPFVGLAAGLGIVILVMRKWIRARPRTPIEGEAVALESPVAGEEIERLKRELERFEA